The following proteins come from a genomic window of Paeniglutamicibacter kerguelensis:
- a CDS encoding peptidyl-tRNA hydrolase, whose amino-acid sequence MDNAAAPVTSPEETRQAPEPDCPVPTGELVQPIILLVDREDPCAEDRGIAVAALASVTALLANPRHPYWKPWAQGAFAKSVRRADAKMFAKVASEFPDHALAEIGDAKALGFAPMQADSLPKRLAKLQVSGTTLPAGATGESTNVRIVLNDSLGMSTGKAAAQAAHALFAWVLEGEPRDVDKWRGDGCGLSVERLGAAEFRRQAREANGPVIHDAGRTEITPGSATAFVKIG is encoded by the coding sequence TCGCCGGAGGAAACCCGGCAAGCGCCGGAACCGGATTGTCCCGTTCCGACCGGGGAGCTGGTTCAGCCGATCATCTTGCTGGTGGACCGCGAGGATCCGTGTGCCGAAGACCGGGGAATTGCGGTTGCCGCCCTCGCCTCGGTCACTGCGTTGCTTGCGAATCCACGCCACCCCTACTGGAAGCCTTGGGCCCAGGGGGCATTTGCCAAGAGCGTCCGCCGGGCAGACGCCAAGATGTTCGCGAAGGTTGCCAGCGAATTCCCCGACCATGCATTGGCCGAGATCGGGGACGCCAAGGCCCTGGGTTTTGCCCCGATGCAGGCGGATTCCTTGCCGAAGCGCTTGGCAAAGCTGCAGGTTTCGGGGACAACGCTCCCGGCAGGAGCCACGGGTGAATCAACGAACGTGCGGATCGTACTCAATGACTCACTGGGCATGAGCACCGGCAAGGCCGCGGCCCAGGCCGCCCATGCACTTTTCGCCTGGGTGCTGGAGGGGGAACCGCGCGACGTCGACAAATGGCGCGGCGACGGCTGCGGGTTGTCGGTTGAGCGCCTCGGCGCAGCGGAATTCCGGCGCCAGGCCCGCGAAGCGAACGGCCCGGTGATCCACGATGCGGGCCGAACCGAGATCACTCCCGGCTCGGCCACCGCGTTCGTGAAAATCGGCTAG
- a CDS encoding acyl-CoA dehydrogenase family protein, translating into MHTWQLLGDAERERLEGIRAFLQNRVRPESIGYWNREEFPHHLLPEMAAFGLGGIQTDGSSDLFKGLVYVEAARADVSLSALVGIHNELIVGMIHEFGSAAQKARWLPRLTNFAALGAFALTEPDHGSDIAGGLSTTATREGGEWVISGSKRWIGSGTIADFALVWARDTGDGQIKAFIVESDRPGFSATKIGNKIGLRIMQNADIELDSVRIPEANRLPGATSFAKANELLMHSRAWVGWQAAGVQLGIFDIARDYALEREQFGRQIAKFQLVQLPLAEILGNAMASLSLMVDVARLQERGQLEMVQAAMAKSTTTRLARESAAKGRALLGGNGVTTDHEMAKLFGDVEILHTYEGTYEINSLIVGRAVTGVSAFV; encoded by the coding sequence ATGCATACCTGGCAGCTGTTGGGAGATGCCGAACGCGAACGGCTCGAGGGAATCCGCGCCTTTCTCCAAAACAGGGTGCGCCCGGAGAGCATCGGCTATTGGAACCGCGAGGAATTCCCGCACCACTTGTTGCCGGAAATGGCCGCATTCGGGCTCGGTGGCATCCAGACCGACGGAAGCAGCGACCTGTTCAAGGGGCTGGTCTACGTCGAGGCGGCACGCGCGGACGTCTCGCTCTCGGCACTGGTCGGCATCCACAACGAACTGATTGTCGGCATGATCCACGAGTTTGGGTCGGCGGCGCAGAAGGCGCGGTGGCTTCCCCGTCTCACGAATTTCGCGGCGCTTGGCGCTTTCGCCCTCACCGAGCCCGACCACGGATCAGACATAGCCGGTGGCCTGTCAACCACTGCAACGCGCGAGGGCGGGGAATGGGTGATCAGCGGCTCCAAGCGGTGGATCGGGTCGGGCACCATCGCCGACTTCGCACTGGTCTGGGCTCGGGACACCGGCGACGGCCAGATCAAGGCATTCATTGTCGAATCGGACCGCCCCGGTTTTTCCGCGACCAAGATCGGCAACAAGATCGGCCTGCGCATCATGCAGAACGCCGACATCGAGCTGGATTCCGTCCGCATTCCGGAGGCCAACAGGCTCCCCGGCGCGACAAGCTTTGCCAAGGCCAATGAATTGCTGATGCATTCGCGGGCGTGGGTAGGCTGGCAGGCTGCCGGCGTCCAACTGGGGATCTTCGACATCGCCAGGGACTACGCCCTGGAACGCGAGCAATTCGGTCGGCAGATCGCCAAGTTCCAGTTGGTGCAGTTGCCGCTGGCGGAAATCCTGGGCAATGCCATGGCCAGCCTTTCCCTGATGGTGGACGTGGCACGCCTGCAGGAAAGGGGCCAGCTGGAAATGGTCCAAGCGGCAATGGCCAAGTCAACGACCACCCGGCTGGCCAGGGAATCGGCAGCCAAGGGACGCGCACTGCTGGGCGGAAATGGTGTCACCACTGATCACGAAATGGCCAAGCTGTTCGGCGACGTCGAAATCCTCCACACCTATGAGGGAACCTACGAAATCAATTCACTGATTGTGGGCAGGGCCGTGACCGGGGTTTCGGCCTTCGTCTAG
- a CDS encoding AMP-binding protein, whose translation MTTTEEFRAARDQLLGLRTNYELARTEFRWPRFTAFNFGLDWFDAVAADPARSDANALIIVEKDGSSTRRTWAELSLRSNQLANWMRSIGMVRGEKTIVMLGNRVELWEIMLAGIKLGMVMIPTTTQMNRPDLQDRIDRGNARWVIAGAADTAKFDGVAGDYRIVHVDGGAPEAGFNYSDSHRADVEFVPGEPTLADETLLLYFTSGTTSKAKLVEHTHTSYPAGHLSTMFWIGLEPGDVHLNVASPGWAKHAWSNFFAPWIAEATVFIYNYDRFDATALMAQMDAESVTSFCAPPTVWRLLIQADLTALKNPPAKLVSAGEPLNAEVIDQVQRAWGQTIRDGFGQTESTVQTANPPGMPIKIGAMGRPMPGYDVVLVDPNTGQEGNEGEICLRLDPRPLGLLKSYYGDPKKTADALRDGYYHTGDLAEKDEQGIITYVGRGDDVFKSSDYRLSPFELESVLIQHPAVAEAAVVPSPDPLKLSVPKAFVVTAEGYEPSAALAESILRHCREHLAPFKRIRRLEFAQLPKTISGKIRRVELRRNEEARHGADASRNFPGIEYDESDFPSLKS comes from the coding sequence ATGACGACTACCGAAGAATTCCGCGCCGCACGCGATCAGCTCCTTGGGCTGCGCACCAACTACGAGCTGGCCCGCACGGAATTCCGGTGGCCCCGCTTCACCGCGTTCAATTTCGGCCTCGACTGGTTCGACGCCGTCGCCGCCGATCCGGCACGCTCCGACGCCAACGCCCTGATCATTGTCGAAAAGGACGGAAGCTCAACACGGCGGACGTGGGCCGAACTCTCCCTGCGCTCGAACCAGCTCGCCAACTGGATGAGGTCAATCGGCATGGTCCGCGGTGAAAAGACCATCGTCATGCTCGGAAACCGCGTGGAGCTGTGGGAAATCATGCTGGCCGGAATCAAGCTGGGCATGGTCATGATTCCCACCACCACGCAGATGAACCGGCCGGACCTGCAGGACCGGATCGACCGCGGAAACGCCCGCTGGGTCATTGCCGGAGCTGCCGATACGGCAAAATTCGACGGCGTCGCGGGCGACTACCGGATCGTGCACGTTGACGGGGGCGCCCCGGAGGCCGGATTCAACTACTCCGACAGCCACCGGGCGGACGTCGAGTTCGTTCCCGGGGAGCCCACGCTGGCGGATGAAACCCTGTTGCTGTATTTCACCTCGGGGACCACCTCGAAGGCCAAGCTTGTCGAGCACACCCACACTTCCTACCCGGCAGGGCACCTGAGCACCATGTTCTGGATCGGACTGGAACCCGGCGACGTGCACCTCAACGTCGCATCCCCGGGTTGGGCCAAACACGCATGGAGCAACTTCTTCGCCCCCTGGATCGCCGAGGCAACGGTTTTCATCTACAACTACGACCGCTTCGACGCCACGGCGCTGATGGCCCAGATGGACGCCGAGTCCGTCACCAGCTTCTGCGCCCCTCCCACCGTGTGGAGACTGCTCATCCAGGCCGACCTGACGGCCCTGAAAAACCCGCCCGCCAAGCTGGTTTCGGCGGGCGAACCCCTGAACGCCGAGGTCATCGACCAGGTCCAGCGCGCTTGGGGGCAGACGATCCGCGACGGGTTCGGCCAGACCGAATCCACGGTGCAGACGGCCAACCCGCCGGGCATGCCCATCAAGATCGGCGCCATGGGCAGGCCGATGCCCGGCTACGACGTGGTCCTCGTAGACCCGAACACCGGCCAGGAAGGGAACGAAGGCGAAATCTGCCTGCGCCTGGATCCGCGCCCGCTGGGGCTCCTGAAGTCCTACTACGGCGACCCGAAAAAGACCGCGGACGCCCTCAGGGACGGCTACTACCACACCGGGGACCTGGCCGAAAAGGACGAGCAGGGAATCATCACCTACGTGGGCCGCGGGGACGACGTCTTCAAGTCCAGCGATTACCGGCTGAGCCCGTTCGAGCTGGAATCGGTGCTCATCCAGCACCCGGCGGTGGCCGAGGCCGCGGTCGTCCCCTCCCCCGACCCGCTCAAGCTCTCGGTGCCCAAGGCCTTCGTGGTGACGGCCGAGGGGTACGAGCCATCCGCCGCCCTGGCCGAAAGCATCCTGCGCCATTGCAGGGAGCACCTCGCCCCGTTCAAGCGGATCCGTCGGCTCGAGTTTGCCCAGCTTCCCAAGACCATTTCCGGCAAGATCCGCCGCGTGGAATTGCGCCGCAACGAGGAGGCACGGCACGGCGCCGATGCGTCGCGGAACTTCCCCGGGATCGAGTACGACGAAAGCGATTTCCCGTCACTAAAGTCCTAG
- a CDS encoding MarR family winged helix-turn-helix transcriptional regulator: MSQPLPRDPILDAQLNWERRGWGDVAEPMAAITALMRTQQIILQRAEAVLKPFGLTFARYELLALLSFARDGSLAMSKASALLQVHATSVTNAVDRLESAGLVARTKHPTDKRTTLIALSSKGRELAAAATEELNGRVFADSGFSDRDIGTLIRIFAKFRRDAGDFGQPGETAGA, translated from the coding sequence ATGAGCCAGCCGTTACCGCGCGACCCCATCTTGGACGCCCAGCTCAACTGGGAGCGTCGTGGGTGGGGCGATGTGGCAGAACCCATGGCGGCGATCACCGCGCTGATGCGAACGCAGCAGATCATTTTGCAGCGCGCGGAAGCGGTGCTCAAGCCCTTCGGGCTGACCTTTGCGCGCTACGAACTGCTGGCCCTGCTGAGTTTCGCCAGGGACGGCTCACTGGCCATGAGCAAGGCCAGCGCACTACTTCAGGTTCACGCCACGTCGGTGACCAACGCGGTGGACCGGCTTGAAAGCGCCGGGCTCGTGGCCCGCACCAAGCACCCGACCGACAAGCGCACCACGCTGATCGCCCTGTCCAGCAAAGGACGGGAGCTGGCCGCGGCGGCAACCGAGGAGCTCAACGGCCGCGTCTTTGCCGACTCGGGATTCTCCGATCGGGACATCGGAACGTTGATCCGCATCTTTGCGAAGTTCCGCCGCGACGCAGGCGACTTCGGCCAGCCCGGGGAAACCGCAGGAGCATAG
- a CDS encoding exo-alpha-sialidase: MTHSTRRSRAPRKAFWLGSLAALSLIVPVSTAGAAFASTAIPGADPKAAPGSFTEQNLAADRTENNWFYRIPALAHLGDGVVLSSWDARPGNAADSPNPNTIVQRRSTDNGKTWGPLTTIAAGHIGDASGPKYGYSDPSYVVDAESGKVFAFFVYSKDQGFHGSAWGNDDANRQVISAAVVESTDGGLTWSQPRLITDVVKPGSGSTPTAGAVRSMFATSGQGIQLTRGEYAGRLIQQYAGDVQLANGSRTYQSYSVYSDDHGATWQRGQFTGSAMDENKVVELSDGRVMLNSRDSGNGGYRKVAISTNGGESYSEVKQDTNLPDPTNNAHITQLNPGAAAGSKDAKKLLYTGANSQTGRENVSARVSCDDGASWPGLRTIRHGFSAYSSAAALADGKFGVLYEGNYTDSMPFASFDEEWLNYVCAPQASKDFTADAGATHKLSVTVTNQEDTVLNGALALAASQKFASNSVDIANLPAGESRTVELDVKVPVTANGKYLLQTIFTAADGTTAQGNLRATIAGKEVTGIEVQGNRNDTGRDLAVSPYAAGDALPYSFKVTSASNIAQWVVPTEGNFTPFAAKPVGEASPAGNCRYGNLGAGTSYTCATPRHTVTADEVADGFFVPTTKWTVGRINANYDVVNGYDIVGDEVDLLVRAPRLEASAGAPALQDVDADSYASVGDVVTHVVNLKNAGNVRLTGISDAGLIAGQLAVGSSTDYTVKHTLTADDLAAGKLAGRSLAFSAANGATALEATAALGVYKLPVAPEDTATSAPAKAVLSHDNGRDTGLADGDYKVTMDLASGSNASTFTLYENDVKISTQKLTANTPAAQKATVKVSGKTNGTYRYRGELANAAGTTKTATLVVKVKDANPAKPDLTLEGAKFAKDYTLTTNLWWGTNATEYTLHENGTVVDQQTLAAATPAAQKASTSFADKAPGTYRYTAVLGNAAGSTESKTLVVKVK, translated from the coding sequence ATGACACATTCCACCCGTCGTTCGCGCGCGCCCAGAAAGGCCTTCTGGCTCGGCTCGCTGGCCGCGCTCAGCCTGATCGTCCCGGTTTCGACCGCTGGCGCCGCGTTCGCATCGACAGCAATCCCCGGCGCCGACCCCAAGGCCGCCCCGGGAAGCTTCACCGAGCAGAACCTCGCTGCCGACCGCACCGAAAACAACTGGTTCTACCGCATCCCCGCGCTGGCCCACCTGGGCGACGGCGTCGTGCTGTCGTCCTGGGACGCGCGTCCCGGCAACGCGGCCGATTCACCGAACCCCAACACCATCGTGCAGCGCCGCAGCACCGACAACGGCAAGACCTGGGGCCCACTGACCACCATCGCAGCGGGCCACATTGGCGATGCCAGCGGACCCAAGTACGGCTACTCCGACCCCAGCTACGTGGTCGATGCCGAATCCGGCAAGGTCTTCGCCTTCTTCGTCTACTCGAAGGACCAGGGCTTCCACGGAAGCGCCTGGGGCAACGACGACGCCAACCGCCAGGTCATCAGCGCCGCGGTCGTCGAGTCAACCGACGGCGGCCTCACCTGGAGTCAACCGCGATTGATCACCGACGTCGTCAAGCCGGGCTCCGGCTCGACACCCACCGCCGGCGCCGTGCGCAGCATGTTCGCCACCTCCGGCCAGGGCATCCAGCTCACCCGCGGCGAGTATGCGGGCCGGCTCATCCAGCAGTACGCGGGCGACGTGCAGCTGGCCAACGGATCGCGCACCTACCAGTCCTACTCGGTGTACTCGGATGACCACGGTGCCACGTGGCAGCGCGGCCAATTCACCGGCAGCGCCATGGACGAGAACAAGGTCGTGGAACTCTCCGACGGCCGCGTCATGCTCAACTCCCGCGATTCGGGCAACGGCGGCTACCGCAAGGTCGCGATCTCCACCAACGGCGGCGAAAGCTACTCGGAGGTCAAGCAGGACACGAACCTGCCCGACCCCACCAACAACGCCCACATCACCCAGCTGAACCCGGGCGCCGCGGCCGGCAGCAAGGACGCCAAGAAGCTTCTCTACACCGGCGCCAACTCGCAGACCGGACGCGAAAACGTCTCGGCCCGCGTCTCCTGCGACGACGGCGCCAGCTGGCCCGGCCTGCGCACCATCCGCCACGGCTTCTCCGCCTACTCCTCGGCCGCGGCCCTGGCCGACGGCAAGTTCGGCGTGCTCTACGAGGGCAACTACACCGACTCCATGCCGTTCGCGTCCTTCGACGAGGAATGGCTCAACTACGTCTGCGCCCCGCAGGCCTCCAAGGACTTCACCGCCGACGCCGGCGCCACGCACAAGCTTTCGGTGACAGTCACCAACCAGGAAGACACCGTGCTCAACGGTGCGCTCGCGCTGGCGGCCAGCCAGAAGTTCGCCTCAAACAGCGTGGACATCGCCAACCTTCCGGCCGGCGAATCGCGCACCGTCGAACTCGACGTCAAGGTTCCCGTCACGGCCAACGGCAAGTACCTGCTGCAGACGATCTTCACCGCCGCGGACGGAACTACCGCCCAGGGCAACCTCCGTGCCACCATCGCCGGCAAGGAAGTCACCGGCATCGAGGTCCAGGGCAACCGCAACGACACTGGCCGCGACCTCGCGGTCAGCCCCTACGCCGCGGGCGATGCGCTGCCCTACTCCTTCAAGGTCACCAGCGCCTCGAACATTGCACAATGGGTCGTCCCGACCGAAGGCAACTTCACACCGTTCGCGGCCAAGCCCGTCGGCGAGGCGAGCCCCGCCGGCAACTGCCGCTACGGCAACCTGGGTGCCGGCACCTCCTACACCTGCGCCACGCCGCGCCACACCGTGACCGCCGACGAGGTGGCAGACGGCTTCTTCGTCCCCACCACCAAGTGGACGGTCGGGCGCATCAACGCCAACTACGACGTGGTCAACGGCTACGACATCGTGGGCGACGAGGTCGACCTGCTGGTGCGCGCACCCCGGCTCGAGGCATCGGCCGGCGCGCCGGCCCTTCAGGACGTCGACGCCGACTCCTACGCCTCCGTCGGCGACGTCGTGACACACGTGGTCAACCTGAAGAACGCGGGCAACGTCCGGCTCACCGGCATTTCCGATGCCGGACTCATCGCCGGCCAACTGGCCGTGGGTTCATCCACCGACTACACCGTCAAGCACACGCTCACGGCGGACGATCTGGCCGCCGGCAAGCTGGCCGGGCGTTCGCTCGCGTTCAGCGCGGCCAACGGCGCCACCGCCCTCGAGGCAACAGCCGCACTCGGCGTATACAAGCTCCCTGTCGCCCCGGAAGACACTGCAACCAGCGCCCCGGCCAAGGCCGTGCTCTCGCACGACAACGGGCGGGACACCGGTCTGGCGGACGGCGACTACAAGGTCACCATGGACCTCGCCAGCGGCAGCAACGCCAGCACCTTCACGCTGTACGAGAACGACGTGAAGATCTCCACGCAGAAGCTCACCGCAAACACCCCCGCGGCCCAAAAGGCCACGGTCAAGGTCTCCGGCAAGACAAACGGCACCTACCGCTACCGCGGGGAACTGGCCAACGCCGCCGGAACCACCAAGACCGCCACGCTTGTCGTGAAGGTGAAGGACGCGAATCCCGCCAAGCCGGACCTGACCCTCGAGGGCGCGAAGTTCGCCAAGGACTACACGCTCACCACCAACCTGTGGTGGGGCACCAACGCCACCGAATACACGCTCCATGAAAACGGCACGGTCGTTGACCAGCAGACCCTGGCCGCCGCCACCCCGGCGGCCCAGAAGGCCAGCACGTCCTTCGCGGACAAGGCCCCGGGCACCTACAGGTACACCGCGGTACTCGGCAACGCGGCAGGATCCACCGAGAGCAAGACCCTCGTGGTGAAGGTCAAGTAG
- a CDS encoding ABC transporter ATP-binding protein, giving the protein MTSYTSDSDSATGAKALQLIDVTLEYPDGQETIKALDSVNLAVGAGEMLSLIGPSGSGKSSLLVAAATLIRPTHGLVIIDGTTASDLNDKEMTTLRRETVGIIFQQPNLLASLTSAEQLMVSDHLRGKPLKEAKARALELLDVVGLADSAKKRPHQLSGGQRQRVNIARALMGQPKVLLIDEPTAALDHERSESIVRLLAQVTREFAVATVMVTHDTEFISLTDAVATMRDGVLGATELVAA; this is encoded by the coding sequence ATGACCTCCTACACCAGCGACAGCGACAGCGCCACCGGCGCCAAGGCCCTGCAATTGATCGACGTGACACTCGAGTACCCGGATGGCCAGGAAACCATCAAGGCGCTGGACTCCGTGAACCTCGCCGTGGGCGCGGGCGAAATGCTCTCGCTCATCGGCCCGTCGGGCTCCGGCAAGTCCTCGCTGCTGGTGGCCGCCGCAACGCTGATCCGCCCCACCCACGGCCTGGTCATCATCGACGGGACCACCGCCAGCGACCTGAACGACAAGGAAATGACAACACTGCGCCGCGAAACGGTGGGCATCATTTTCCAGCAGCCCAACCTGCTGGCCTCGCTCACGTCCGCCGAGCAGCTCATGGTCTCCGACCACCTGCGCGGCAAGCCGTTGAAGGAAGCCAAGGCCCGCGCCCTGGAACTGCTGGACGTGGTGGGTCTCGCCGACAGCGCCAAGAAGCGCCCGCACCAGCTTTCCGGCGGCCAGCGCCAGCGCGTGAACATCGCCCGCGCGCTGATGGGCCAGCCCAAGGTGCTACTGATCGACGAGCCGACGGCCGCCCTTGACCACGAACGCAGCGAGTCGATCGTGCGCCTGCTGGCCCAGGTGACCCGGGAGTTCGCCGTGGCCACCGTGATGGTCACGCACGACACCGAGTTCATCTCGCTCACCGACGCGGTGGCCACCATGCGCGACGGCGTGTTGGGGGCAACCGAGCTCGTCGCGGCCTAG
- a CDS encoding ABC transporter permease yields the protein MFLAIRDIRFAKGRFALMGGVVALISLLLVMLSGLTAGLGDQSTSALKNLGSANQLVDNVAFGAATGNAPKASFTESQVTNEQVDAWKKQPGVASAEPLGISQTRFQGGAAGSDTSTGTTNVAVFGVPAGSGLAPLPVSEGEAVIGESVAKDLSLSIGDTVSMAGVDLKVSGIAADSWYSHTSVVYTALDSWAKLAHLGETTQVGTVIAVTNEPGATVDQDAANAAANTVSTTRTGSFAALGSYKSENGSLLMMQAFLYGISALVIVAFLTVWTVQRTRDIAVLKALGASGNYVLRDAMTQAGIVLLLGAGVGGGIGFIGGSFAAKAAPFMISPATTLVPIVGVVVLGLAGAALAVSRVTKVDALIALGGN from the coding sequence GTGTTTCTCGCCATCCGCGACATCCGCTTCGCCAAGGGCCGCTTTGCCCTCATGGGCGGGGTCGTTGCCCTCATTTCCCTCCTGCTTGTCATGCTCTCGGGGCTGACCGCGGGCCTGGGAGACCAGTCCACCTCGGCGCTGAAGAACCTGGGCTCCGCGAACCAACTGGTCGACAACGTCGCCTTCGGCGCGGCCACGGGCAACGCCCCCAAGGCCTCCTTCACCGAAAGCCAGGTGACCAACGAGCAGGTCGACGCCTGGAAGAAGCAGCCGGGCGTGGCCTCGGCCGAGCCGCTGGGCATCAGCCAGACCCGATTCCAGGGCGGCGCCGCCGGATCCGACACAAGCACGGGCACCACCAACGTTGCGGTCTTCGGTGTTCCGGCGGGCAGCGGATTGGCGCCGCTGCCTGTCTCGGAGGGCGAGGCCGTCATCGGTGAATCCGTGGCGAAGGACCTGTCACTGAGCATCGGCGACACCGTTTCCATGGCCGGCGTCGACCTCAAGGTGAGCGGGATCGCGGCGGACAGCTGGTACTCGCACACCTCGGTCGTCTACACCGCCCTGGACTCCTGGGCGAAGCTCGCCCACCTGGGTGAAACCACGCAGGTCGGCACCGTCATCGCCGTGACCAACGAACCGGGGGCAACGGTTGACCAGGACGCAGCCAACGCCGCGGCCAACACGGTGAGCACCACCCGCACCGGCTCCTTCGCCGCACTGGGCTCCTACAAGAGCGAAAACGGATCGCTGCTGATGATGCAGGCCTTCCTCTACGGCATCTCGGCCCTGGTGATCGTGGCGTTCCTGACGGTCTGGACCGTACAGCGCACCCGCGACATCGCAGTGCTCAAGGCCCTGGGTGCCTCCGGGAACTACGTGCTCCGCGATGCGATGACCCAGGCCGGCATCGTGCTGCTGCTGGGCGCGGGCGTCGGCGGCGGCATCGGATTCATCGGCGGCAGCTTCGCCGCCAAGGCGGCGCCGTTCATGATCAGCCCGGCCACCACGCTGGTGCCGATAGTTGGCGTCGTCGTCCTGGGCCTGGCCGGGGCAGCGCTCGCCGTTTCCCGAGTGACCAAGGTCGATGCGCTCATCGCCCTCGGCGGAAACTGA
- a CDS encoding hydrolase — MTIFSCSTCAIEHADAPRPPSSCEICSDERQFVPRSGQSWTTRDELEARGFRLVVRELEPDLYSITTEPELGIGQRGRLVCTPHGNVLWEPPGFIDEAGAARIEALGGVAAIASSHPHLTGSSIQYSHRFGRAPVYVARADREWIRRPDAVIRLWEGELELLPGLVMHQCGGHFAGSSVLHWPAGNAGQGALLTGDTLGVGADRKSVNSMRSFVNNIPLPERAIQRILDTVLPLDFDRLYSAFGELPGDAHVIVERSLRRYMSWVRGDEPE; from the coding sequence GTGACCATCTTCAGCTGTTCCACCTGCGCCATCGAGCACGCCGATGCGCCCCGCCCGCCCAGCAGCTGCGAAATCTGCAGCGACGAACGCCAATTCGTGCCCCGGAGTGGACAGTCCTGGACCACCCGCGACGAACTCGAAGCACGCGGCTTCCGTCTGGTTGTCCGGGAGCTGGAACCCGACCTTTACTCAATCACCACGGAGCCGGAACTGGGCATCGGACAGCGCGGGCGGCTGGTCTGCACGCCGCACGGCAATGTCCTGTGGGAGCCGCCGGGATTCATCGACGAGGCCGGAGCCGCCCGGATCGAGGCGCTTGGCGGGGTCGCCGCCATCGCCTCAAGCCACCCTCACCTGACCGGCTCCTCGATCCAATACAGCCACCGGTTCGGGCGGGCGCCCGTATACGTGGCGCGCGCGGACAGGGAGTGGATACGCCGACCCGATGCGGTGATTCGACTCTGGGAAGGGGAACTCGAATTGCTGCCGGGCTTGGTGATGCACCAGTGCGGAGGGCACTTTGCGGGCAGCAGCGTGCTCCACTGGCCCGCGGGAAATGCCGGCCAGGGCGCGCTGCTGACCGGGGACACGCTCGGGGTCGGGGCGGACAGGAAGTCTGTGAACTCCATGCGCAGCTTCGTGAACAACATTCCGCTGCCCGAACGGGCAATCCAGCGCATCCTGGACACGGTGCTGCCCCTGGACTTCGACCGCCTGTATTCCGCGTTCGGGGAACTGCCCGGGGACGCGCACGTCATCGTGGAGCGCTCGCTGCGACGCTACATGTCCTGGGTGCGCGGGGACGAGCCGGAATAG
- the mmsB gene encoding 3-hydroxyisobutyrate dehydrogenase, whose amino-acid sequence MTETSPSDSGRIAFLGLGHMGEPMAVNLIKAGFDVVGFDVVPAAVEAARGAGVPCVDTAVEAATGAEIVLTMFPSGEILLDAYRGVDGPGLLESAPANTMFLDCSTIDVAQAREAAELALAAGHRSADAPVSGGVVGAEAGTLTFMIGAEDADLEHIMPLLEVMGRKLVHCGGHGAGQAAKVCNNMLLGISMIGAAEAFVLGEKLGLSHQALFDVISTASGQCWSVTTNCPVPGPVPTSPANRDYTPGFAGALMAKDLGLALNALEHTGVAAQLGPLAAQIYRKFADEGGAGRDFSGIITDIRGRSQD is encoded by the coding sequence ATGACAGAGACAAGCCCCTCGGATTCCGGCCGCATTGCATTCCTGGGCCTCGGCCACATGGGCGAGCCGATGGCCGTGAACCTCATCAAGGCCGGATTCGACGTCGTCGGATTCGACGTGGTGCCCGCGGCCGTGGAAGCCGCGAGGGGCGCCGGGGTTCCGTGCGTGGACACCGCGGTCGAGGCGGCCACCGGGGCCGAGATCGTGCTGACGATGTTCCCCTCCGGGGAGATCCTGCTCGACGCCTACCGCGGGGTCGACGGGCCAGGGCTGCTGGAAAGCGCGCCCGCCAACACCATGTTCCTGGATTGCTCGACGATCGACGTGGCCCAGGCCCGCGAGGCCGCGGAACTCGCGCTGGCCGCCGGGCACCGATCGGCCGACGCCCCGGTGTCCGGCGGGGTGGTCGGCGCCGAGGCGGGGACCCTGACGTTCATGATCGGCGCCGAGGACGCGGACCTGGAGCACATCATGCCGCTGCTTGAGGTCATGGGCAGGAAGCTTGTCCACTGCGGCGGGCATGGCGCGGGGCAGGCGGCGAAGGTCTGCAACAACATGCTGCTTGGCATCTCCATGATCGGTGCCGCGGAGGCCTTCGTGCTCGGCGAGAAGCTCGGGCTGAGCCACCAGGCGCTCTTCGACGTGATCTCCACGGCGTCCGGGCAGTGCTGGTCGGTCACCACCAACTGCCCCGTCCCCGGACCTGTTCCGACCTCCCCGGCCAACCGCGACTACACCCCCGGATTTGCCGGGGCGCTCATGGCCAAGGACCTCGGGCTGGCGCTCAACGCGCTTGAGCATACGGGCGTCGCCGCGCAGCTGGGCCCGCTGGCCGCGCAGATCTACCGGAAGTTCGCCGACGAGGGCGGTGCCGGGAGGGATTTCTCCGGCATCATCACCGACATCAGGGGGCGTTCGCAGGACTAG